The Terracoccus luteus genome includes a region encoding these proteins:
- a CDS encoding globin encodes MTHYDDFGGHEAFVKLVHEFYRGVRGDEQLRALYPEEDLRPAEERLRMFFEQYWGGPTTYSEQRGHPRLRMRHMPFAVTPDMRDRWLLHMMAAVDTLELTPEDDDRLRDYLTRAAYSLVNTMGEGA; translated from the coding sequence GTGACCCACTACGACGACTTCGGCGGCCACGAGGCGTTCGTCAAGCTCGTCCACGAGTTCTACCGGGGCGTGCGGGGCGACGAGCAGCTGCGGGCGCTCTACCCCGAGGAGGACCTGAGGCCCGCGGAGGAGCGGCTCCGGATGTTCTTCGAGCAGTACTGGGGCGGACCGACGACGTACTCGGAGCAGCGCGGCCACCCCCGGCTGCGGATGCGGCACATGCCCTTCGCCGTCACGCCGGACATGCGCGACCGCTGGCTGCTGCACATGATGGCCGCCGTGGACACCCTCGAGCTGACGCCCGAGGACGACGACCGGCTGCGTGACTACCTCACCCGGGCCGCCTACTCCCTCGTCAACACGATGGGCGAGGGGGCCTGA
- a CDS encoding LLM class flavin-dependent oxidoreductase — protein MRAGFVVPYATELEFVELARLGERHGWDAVFGWEALFGVEAWVQLGAAAVATERIRLGTLLTPASRHRPWDLASRVGSVDRLSGGRVVMSVGLGALHEGWTAFEPDEGRATRARKLDECLDVYAGLLGGDPTFRYDGEHYGMEASDFMRPPPTPQRPHPPVWVVGAVAPAGRRQRSLERAARWQGLIPAVHGEEGEPRRVEDFADVTARVRDLRGGLGLPWEGYDVVAEADSWGAFARLEPPDPRAWEQAGATWWVESWWDVPPGPDGLAEVRRRVEAGPPDGVGPARRVRPPRPSC, from the coding sequence GTGAGGGCCGGCTTCGTCGTCCCGTACGCCACCGAGCTCGAGTTCGTCGAGCTCGCCCGGTTGGGGGAGCGCCACGGCTGGGACGCCGTGTTCGGGTGGGAGGCCCTCTTCGGCGTCGAGGCGTGGGTGCAGCTCGGGGCCGCCGCCGTGGCCACCGAGCGCATCCGGCTCGGCACGCTGCTCACCCCCGCGTCGCGCCACCGTCCGTGGGACCTCGCCTCAAGGGTCGGGTCGGTCGACCGGCTCAGCGGCGGCCGGGTCGTCATGTCGGTGGGGCTCGGTGCCCTGCACGAGGGGTGGACGGCATTCGAGCCCGACGAGGGTCGGGCGACCCGGGCGCGCAAGCTCGACGAGTGCCTCGACGTCTACGCGGGCCTGCTCGGCGGCGACCCCACGTTCCGCTACGACGGCGAGCACTACGGCATGGAGGCGAGCGACTTCATGCGGCCGCCCCCGACCCCACAGCGGCCCCACCCACCGGTGTGGGTCGTCGGGGCGGTGGCACCGGCCGGTCGTCGGCAGCGGTCGCTCGAGCGGGCGGCGCGGTGGCAGGGCCTCATCCCCGCCGTCCACGGCGAGGAGGGCGAGCCCCGCCGGGTCGAGGACTTCGCCGACGTCACCGCGCGGGTGCGCGACCTGCGCGGAGGGCTCGGACTGCCCTGGGAGGGCTACGACGTCGTGGCCGAGGCCGACTCGTGGGGCGCGTTCGCCCGGCTCGAGCCCCCCGACCCCCGGGCCTGGGAGCAGGCCGGGGCGACGTGGTGGGTCGAGAGCTGGTGGGACGTCCCGCCGGGCCCCGACGGTCTGGCGGAGGTGCGCCGCCGCGTCGAGGCGGGCCCTCCCGACGGCGTCGGGCCCGCCCGACGCGTCAGGCCCCCTCGCCCATCGTGTTGA